Proteins from one Syngnathoides biaculeatus isolate LvHL_M chromosome 8, ASM1980259v1, whole genome shotgun sequence genomic window:
- the rflnb gene encoding refilin B, which yields MVGRLHFANVCEEDPLGMSCCRADRGLDSPDSGLPPSPSPGVWLLPQDKARGVSPVPEDEGREEGSRVSALPSGSLQPLSYGEGIAIEPLPPKEVRYTSSVQYDSDRHFVQIVSLQPWCQDLERCSQTVTAVAHSTWRRYKTQLDFQPRRRPQSFTSTVIVYPKKTSAVYATELSYDRRRRARRFLSSVEMEAAGSYLSKKGSMDPVL from the exons ATGGTCGGACGGTTGCATTTTGCGAATGTTTGCGAAGAGGACCCGCTGGGTATGAGCTGCTGCCGGGCGGACAGAGGACTCGACAGCCCGGACTCCGGCTTGCCGCCGAGTCCGAGCCCCGGCGTCTGGCTCCTGCCCCAGGACAAAGCGCGCGGCGTCAGTCCGGTGCCGGAGGacgaagggagggaggaaggctCGCGG GTTTCGGCTTTGCCCTCTGGGTCCTTGCAGCCTTTGTCCTATGGGGAGGGTATCGCAATTGAGCCTTTACCCCCGAAAGAAGTAAG ATACACCTCGTCGGTGCAGTACGACTCGGACCGCCACTTCGTCCAGATCGTGTCCCTGCAGCCGTGGTGCCAGGACCTGGAGCGCTGCTCGCAGACCGTCACGGCCGTGGCCCACAGCACCTGGCGCCGTTATAAGACTCAGCTGGATTTCCAGCCTCGCCGCCGGCCGCAGAGCTTCACGAGCACCGTCATCGTCTACCCCAAGAAAACCAGCGCCGTGTACGCCACGGAGCTCAGCTACGACCGCCGCCGACGAGCCAGGCGTTTCCTCTCCAGCGTGGAGATGGAGGCGGCGGGAAGCTACCTCAGTAAGAAAGGATCGATGGATCCCGTCCTGTAA